GGGTCTTGCCACTATGGCTGTGTAGGGAGAATACGCATCCACCACTTTGAAGTTAACCTCCACCACCTCGGACCCAATTTGCACTGGTAGTTTGATCTGCCCCATGGGTATAACTACCTTTCCATCAAAACCTACCAGAGGTGAATCATAACTAATTAGATCCTCTGGTTTTAGCCCCAACCCTTTATACAAGTCAAGGTATATAATCTTCGCCCtgctaccttgatcaaccaatACATGCCTCACATCATATCCCCCTATCCTGAGTGtgaccaccaaagcatcatcgTGTGGTTGTATAGTTCCAAACTTGTCATTTTCTGAAAAACTCACTGCCGGTCGGGTCCTAACTTTAATCTTCTTCGGCTCAGAATTAGAGTCTTCGGCTGGCGACCGGGCTACAGACATTACTCTGGAGGGACACAAACCAGTTCTCCTGAGAGCagcaaaaatgacattaattgtGCCCAAATGAGGCCTTGAAGAAGTGTTCCCTCGAGTCCCTGAACCTACATGGTCCTCTTGCCCATTAGGCCGATACAAAAACTGTTTTAACCTTTCATCTTTGACTAGTTGCTCCAAATGATTTCACAAAGCCTTGCAGTCCTCGGTGGTGTGTCCTCGTTCCTGGTGATACTGACAATGAAGACTTTGATTGCATTTCATGGGGTCTCCTCCCATTTTgtttggccatttgaagtatggctCATTCTTGATATTCTCTAGAACCTGATGCACTAGCTCTCAGAATATTGTGTTGACCGTTTGTGGCACAGTAGTAGCCCCAGTCTGCCTAGTAAAATCCCGCCGAGGACGATTATCGTTGTACTTATCGGACCTGAAGTCCCTCCTATCCTGAGAAACCACCtttgcctttcttttccttaacTGTTGGTTCTCCTCGACCCACTTATACTTAACGATGCGGTCCATGAGCTGATGTACGTTATTAATCGGTTTCCCTGTTAATGATTTCCTTAGCCCATGCTCAGCAGATAAGCTGGCCTTGAAAGTTCTTATGGCCACATCGTCAAAAtccccatcaatctcattgaacatctcccagtatctgtttGAGTATGTTTTTAAGGTCTTTCCTTTTCGCATAGTCACAGACAATAGAGAATCCAAGGGCCGAGGAACCCTACTGCACGTAATAAAGCGAGATCCAAATGCCCGGGTGAGTTCCTTAAAGGAATCAATAAAACCTGCTCCTAGGCCGTCAAACCACCTCATTGCCACAGCCCCCAAACTGGATGGAAATACCTTGCATATCAAAGCCTCATTCTTGGAGTGTACAACCATtctctggttgaagtggctTACATACTCTACAGGGTCGGTTCAGCCATTGTACATGATGAATGTCGGCTGAGTGAAACGTCGATGAAGTTTTTCTCCTTCAATTTTACGCGTGAAGGGTGATTTAGAAATTTGGTTTAACACTctgctcatagcatcatttcccagGCCCCTCCAAGACGAATTCTTGTTTTTGCGGCCATGAGGATCGTCTGCTTCATACAAGAAAGACTCACTAGAGAGAGTCTTTGACCTGGGCCTGTAACTGCTAACCCCACCATTATTAGAAGAATAGTTAGAAATGGAAAGAGTTCGCTTCCGTCACTTGTGACGCAACTTTCTCCTAAAACGATCAATCTCCAACTGCATGGCTCTAGCATTTTCTTCATGAGAGACTTTGCTCCCGCCTCTTAACTGACTCCTGCTAGTATGGGTAATGTGCACACTTCCCTTCTGATCCCTACTTCGCTCAAGATTAAGAAAGTGATCTTGACGCTGAGACCCTATAGACTCTGCCTAGTGTGGACCTGAACCTACCATAACTAGATGTTAAACTCACTAAAACATAAGGATTCCCACAAACGGCACCAATTGTAGGGCCACAATTTGGTTCCCAAGCCCAAAGGATAGATGAACTTCGGCCCAAAGAGCCCGATACAATGGATTTCTAGAGAATGAGTCCAAATGCTGGGCTTTAGAGAGTTAGACAGTATGTAAAATGGATCTAGATGATAAGAAAATGGAGATGGATTGGtttaaactaaagaaaaattacCCTCGGCACAGTTCAAGGTCGTcagttcttatatatatattcaattgtAGGGCCACAATTTGGTTCCCAAGCCTAAAGGATAAATGAACTTCGATCCAAAGAGCCCGATACAATGAATTTCTAGAGAGTGGGTCCAAAAGCTGGGCTTTAGTGAGTTAGACAGTATGTAAAATGGATCTAGATGACAAGAAAATGGAGATGGATTGGtttaaactaaagaaaaattacCCTCGGCACAGTCTGAGGACGtcagttcatatatatatatatatatatatatatatatatatatatatatatatatatatatatatattccaccTCAAATTTGATTACAAGTTCAAATCTAGATTGCAACAGTATTTTCCTCTCAATTTCTTGATCTCCTTTTCACATGGACCTTCCTCAATTTTATACCCCattttcctctttgttttcaCATTCCACGTGTAGATCTAGATTGCTGatgctgatacttgtcccatcagccccttcATGTAGTCTTTAGGCGATAGCTGTAAAGCTGAAAATTACTGTTCAgacatcacttcctcattaatgcggccaagagTTGGATATAGagcatttaatgtggtggtagcagctttctcttagatattttgtAGCGGTCCATTGCTCTATGCTCCCATGAAACATATCCTCATCAATAGAACCTCCTGGAAGATCATTCAAGACAACAAGCCATACCATTTGACATTTGCTTTGCCTTGCCAAGGAGATACCCCTCCTCGGCCTACCACCCTTAGCCTCCTCGGTCACAACTTACTCGTGAACCCCTAGGTCTAACATCTTCATTACCGTTAGTTTGTCCTCAGACCAATGAACACCCTCGTACAAAGCCCATGATCCAATATGCATTTTTGAgccttttatccctacaatatgtatataaactcaaaaaatgatcaaattataacattttttttcaaaactaaaatatgaACATTTACATACTTGAATTTTAAGAGTtaactttaaaataatatttaattttagagTATATCATGTaatcattattatattttttattacttatagaAATTtacataaaagataaattattaCATCAAAAAATTGAGCTTCTTTGATCATTTTAATTACTTTTGAAAggtaataataaattttttcctttttaaatcaAATCTCTTGCCTTTTCAAAATGGTAGAGCTAGGAAATTTTATTCGAGAGGGTTGCAGTTAAATCTTAatcttacacacacacacaagaacGTGTatgtattataaatttaatctAATTACTTTATAtctaaaaagaataaatatcaCAAAACtacaattataagaaaaaattatgtcCTTGTCATTTATATGTAGAATAATTTGAAGaattcttttttgtattttatgtttttatattttgaatttttatgcaAAAGAATATTATATAAAGGGTGTGTGTGTTCTCAAATCACATGTCATGTGGTCAATAATTGATTACGCCATTTGATAAGTATACGAAACACTTTCTTTTAATAGTTTGGTAAAAGTATATGAGTAGGGCTGTCCATTGGATAACTTTGGTAGGGAGGCAATTTAAACCCACACTCGCAGATTCCCGCCTCACCCACTCTTAATGGACAAGTTTTACCCGCCCCACATAACAAATGGGGTGGGGATGGGGTTAACATTTTTCCCCCACACCCAcccatttatattttaataattaaaaaaaaaaattcttataggTTTTTATAAGacgagtgtgtgtgtgtgtttagccttctaactttaaatttatgacttttttaatattggattattgaatttatacttttatgttttagtatttacattgtttatatatatttttaattgttgtattgccatgtttgaattgtttttgtatttcttaTTACTTGAATTGTTGTATTGTTATGCTTTGAGAAGGTTTTGAAATGTTAgaactagttttttttataaaattttttatgtgttttaatttaatgtgttcaaaataaacttttaataaattatatatatatatatatatatatatatatatatatatataatttgagtGTGGCCCATGGGTACCTGCTAGAATAGGGAGGGGAAAAAAACCCCACCCCAAAGCAAaagtggggtggggtggggtggggtgggatGGGGTGGGGAATAGGAAACCTGCCCTATACTCACCCCGTTGCAattcctacattttgggtctCCTATACCTAGACCCACTACTGACCGGTAATAGGAGTCGCTTCGGGTGATCAAACTTCCTCAAGTACTGGTCGGTCCTCGGTCAGAGTCGGGTTGTGAGAACCTCTGTTGGTTTAGCCAAAAGCCGTCGAATTTGACGAGATCAAGCTAAATCTCGACAAGATTTCACCAAGTCTTGACAGATTGAACAGAAAATACCACCGAATCACTATTATTGGTGGAGAATGGTGACTTTCTGGTGTGTAAAAGGTCAGGTCGGTTGAAAATCGTCTTCTCATGCTTAGACCTGCCAACCAACCCGTTGCCACCGTCATTGGCGTCGAGTCTACTAGTTCTCAGTTTGGATCGGATGGGATGGGTTAGTGGATTGGGTCACGGGTTTGGTTGGACTCCCCTATATACGAGACtaaaattgtgattaaattaattataaatcataaatacatgaaaaaaaaatgaaaggccTAAAGCCGGAAGCGATCTTAGAAACCAATCACGTTCCGGTAAAAAATCTCAATATCGTATTCGtttagaagaaaaacaaaaattgcgTTTTCATTATGGTCTTACAGAACGACAATTACTTAAATACGTTCGTATTGTCGGAAAAGCCAAAGGGTCAACGGGTCGGGTTTTACTACAATTACTTGAAATGCGTTTGGATAACATCCTTTTTCGATTGGGTATGGCCTCGACTATTCCCCAAGCCCGCCAATTAGTTAACCGTGGGGTGGGGTGGGATGGGGTGGGGAATAGGAAACCTGCCCTATACTCACCCCGTTGCAattcctacattttgggtctCCTATACCTGGACCCACTACTGACCGGTAATAGGAGTCGCTTCGGGTGATCAAACTTCCTCAAGTACTGGTCGGTCCTCGGTCAGAGTCGGGTTGTGAGAACCTCTGTTGGTTTAGCCAAAAGCCGTCGAATTTGATGAGATCAAGCTAAATCTCGACAAGATTTCACCAAGTCTTGACAGATTGAACATAAAATACCACCGAATCACTATTATTGGTGGAGAATGGTGACTTTCTGGTGTGTAAAAGGTCAGGTCGGTTGAAAATCGTCTTCTCATGCTTAGACCTGCCAACCAACCCGTTGCCACCGTCATTGGCGTCGAGTCTACTAGTTCTCAGTTTGGATCGGATGGGATGGGTTAGTGGATTGGGTCACGGGTTTGGTTGGACTCCCCTATATACGAGACtaaaattgtgattaaattaattataaatcataaatacatgaaaaaaaaatgaaaattaaatggcatgataaaaaaaaaagaatcaaggGTAGAGaaatattattacattttaCACAAAACCTATTTATGTTAAATTTATaacctattttatatatatcattgcCACTggacacatatatatatatatatatatatatatatatatattttgggagGATTATGATATACTTTGTTATTTGAGTATTAATTGTCTATAAGTATGCTTACACTAACAAGAATacaaacaatttcaaaaaattaggggtaaaaaaaaaactataattatattacaaagaaaaataaaagaatgttcaaaatttttggggACATGGCCCTCGTTTGTCTACAAGTGGCTCTGCCATtgcttctttatatatatatataaaacctttTATAGGCtattgataaaatataaaaaatttcctttttaatttcaaatgaaGTTTAACACGTAAAAGAAATACTAATAGAGTACGAACTTtgatataaatagaaaaaaattacattaaaaaaatcaaactttaaaatggATGAGGCCAAAGGGGAGACAAATATGGTTTGGAATTTTTGGCCAGACCATGCCAGGTGCGCAATTCCCCTTCCCTTGCACGTACGCATGCATGTTAAGTGTAGTAAAAAACtttattgtttggattttggttCCCCAAAACCCAAAGCTAATCCTGAACACACCAAATCCATTAAATAAGTTGATTCTCTCTAAATTGCTCAGCCATCAAACACACTTCATTCTCACCAATATTCCAAGATGTGTGTGACAAATTCTAACTTTCACCACAATTAATTACTTATGGGATAGAATATAGATATATGGTTAGAACTAATCTTGACCCAACAAGTAATCGGCCCCATAGTGCAAAGGCATGAAAggtctttaccaaaaaaaaaaaaaaaaaaggcaggaAAGGTATAAAATATTGGGTGGATGTGATGTGATAAATCAAAACGGTTTCAGAAACCTTAATCGTAAATTGTCAAGCTACAAATCTCGATTGTCGGATggaataataattaaaaaggtgatagctatttatttattatttattttttttgagaaagaaaggtGATAGTTAGTTGGTCAGCCATCGTCGTCAAGATGGGTGACGCTAATATtgatcttcttttctcttttgtaaATGAAAATGACGAGTGCAGAGTTTTTACGTAAATGACAAAATTGCAGCTGTCTTTGCGCTAGGGTTGCACATGAATTAATTGGTCCTTAATTTCATATACGTGTGATGTTTTTGGAACCAATAAACCAGTCACTATGACGAAATGAGAAAAGACAACACAATGGTTTGACGTCTTTAAATTCGATTTCATTCTCATTGGCACGGTGCAGTGAGAGGCAAGCTTTAAGATTtgaagtttctcaaaaaaaaaaggctttaaGATTTGTTTGTTGTTCCTTTCGTATAGACTTCTCTGCATGGTGTGGTAAAGAGTGGTTGTACTTACCATATATAGATAAATTTCACCTTCATTCACTCTCGTAGTTTACACAAGTAAATTTCACAAAGAaaacgtatatatatatagttatatactcTATTACCTGTAATCCAGGTCTCTTTTGCTTCACACGATAGAAAACGTAAAAACTTAAATCTAAATGACATATAGGTAAATTTAAATGACATATAGgttctcaaaaagaaaagaaaagaaagaaaaataggtaaatttaaaaaaacatttattttatcttgAATATGCAtagtttaaaaagtttaaaattgttttccctttcagataattttattttattttcttggaaaTGTTACAAAGTGTTTTGTATGAGTGGAGGTAGTAGGCTTTGTCGCTCTGTTACTACTTTGTTCAGCCAAACTGTTGTCTGTGTGTTGTGTGAATTAAGTTAAATAATCCTAAGtacataatatataaaataaaaggcatGCAAGACAGAAAAAACCAACCACACATAAACAAACCAAATATATGGGATAAATTCTTCAGTATAAAGGGAAAATACTCATCACAAATTTGATCAATatactataataaaatagagattataattaattttaagtttatgCTCAAAACTTAAGTTCacaataaattgagaaaaaatacaaaaatattaaatttataaggTATAATACAATCTcactgcaaaaaaataaaatcaaaatcaaaatttggtgAAACCAACAATgaataaagataaaagataTCCAATCTTAATACTTCATCTCTTTGTGATTGTAGCAACCAAATTTTCTTCCTAGAGAAAATACCCAAATTAATACACcgatttttttccctcttgcCACGGTATGTTGtgtcttctgtcccacttttcctacaccactctatactccatcaataaaaacttgccaagTGTCCACCTAactaattaaatactactattaattaataacggtagccttaataagtcaataatgatagtatttaattaattaggtgaacacgtgacaaatttttattggtggagtataaagtaaagcaggaaaagtgggacagaagatttggacatGAACGGTCTTAATTAGACAACTTTCTGATAAGAGCATTTATATTAGACGCAATTAAGTTTTAGCCAAAATTTAGCTAAAACCCataacttttctatttttgctAAGCTATAATTCACATGCAGATGCATCAAACTTTTCTTTCAAAGAAATTGTCACGTGGCTTAAGAAAGCAAACGCATATTATTTTAATCCAATGATCTCCATGAAAATGCCCTAGAAAACCCGTTGTTTAAATACACGAACTTCAAGTCAGACACTCTTCCAAAGGGGTGATTGAGGGATGTTTAGCAATAAATGTGAGAAATTTAAGTAAAAGTAGTTGACTTGGCTAATAATAACTCTAAAATTAATGATATAGGAAGTAGTAATTTATTACAATTAGATTTAATGAGAATTTACCATCTAAAAAGAGTGTAATTCTTATCAAGTTATAGTatgtataacttgaacccatttATCACCGCATACCTTTGGTgtaatggtcactccacaagtataagtacttatgGGGTGTGAGGGATAAAGGTCAGGgtttaagtctctaggaggaagtttcacacacatatacacttagattatgttagaatagaatttttatcttatattaaaaaaaaaaacttgaacccATTTATTGTctaaatattactattatttttaactaaaaaaatttgcttacaaattggttgtagcctatcCTTGATTGTagcttaaggctacaactcccactaaaaaaattaataataccacatattttaaaaatctaattgttgaattatattttttttaaatgtttttaacacacatgtcaaattttgtactattgatgttatttactattcatcCATACttttatactacaaaaacttgaaatttaaacatttgattgatgacataatcattgatctttaattttctaaaaattttgcaaacgtagaggatataaaaaaaaatataatccaaaatttatatctaataaaaagatattaagtgaaATTGTAACTTATTGGTAGAACTAAGTTACTACCAAACTTTCTCATATTTTAATTATCACCTGTCCTGTAATTGTAATCCTGACATTCTCTTACCCCATAGCTCAACCAACCCAATGGTACGGTCATCATATTTATGGGGTTTTGCCGTTTTGGTTGGCACGTCGTAGGATTTTCAATGCGTATGGCGTAAGAAAGCTGATAGTCGTCAAAGATTGGTGGGCTTTTGATCCACGATGTTCCTGTGGCGGTGATTTTgaggttgttgttgtttgttgttttgttttgttttttttggcttaggccaatattttttcattttatgttttttttttttttaaatcgaaACTTTTGGGTTGATTTGGTTTATGTTATAATTGTGAAGAGGATTAGCCAGTAGCCAAGGATCAATGAAGATTGGTAAATatggaataatttttttaaatgaatgcAATTCATATAGTTTTCACAATTTTTGGCTAGCTACATGGGTGTTTTTGGATTGGAATAATTATATGGTTAAGAAGACAAGTCAAGTTTTCATATTTCAGCCAAGAACCTTGTGGCATGACTACCATCCTTTATTAGAAAAATCATTGCTTAAATCCCTATTCACCCACTTATAAGTTGTGCATTTAACAACTGATTATAAGCTACTTATTTGCTTAAATTATTTACAGCTTATGGGTCTTATACTGTTTTTTctgagttttattttaaataatataagttttattttttttaaaaatatattagtttttaatttttttttatctcatattatataaataaacttTCGAAAATAAACTATTCTTAAATAAACAAAGCGTACACGTGCAActgtttaaatattaattacatgattttgttttttcccggtaagtttttttttttttttgagaaggaatttTTCCCGGTAAGTTGAAATGCTATAATTCGACTAATGTGGAAATTGACGATTTATCCGTAGTACAACTGTTGACTTGAGCAATCAGAATTCAGAAGTAGTCTATAATACTaggtaaaatgaaaaaaaaaaaaaaaaaaaaaccccacattAGGTAGGAGTAGGTTTTTGTTGAAATCTTGAAGGTATGAAACTAGTCCAATTTTCCCTAGATAGTTGAGGCCTTGACTTATTCAATTACTATGGAAAAAAAGGGTACTGCATTGAATTTCAAGATGAATGACAAAGCCGGAAGAACTTATGTTATAAGTTTAAATGTTTTGCATTAAACCTTTTAAATGGTTTGCATTAAACCTTAACATTGTATTATACTCtaaacaaaatttaggtatGTATAACTTCTTAGGAAAAATGCTAATGCTACAcaaaaaatatcacaatttttgtcataattcTCTAAATGACGAGttataaatgatgaaaaaaaaaaagggttcacATCTCCGCCCTTACAACTTACCACTTGGTGTAATAAAAgttgtaatattttttgtggtactggtatttttcaatttcttaggCATTGTATCTTTAGTTCCACAATTAAAATTCCTTTAAGTAAAAACCTCAATTAAACTCAATCAGGTAGATTTAACTAATGAACTGTAAAGTTATATTTAGTGTGcgtttgaataccgcttattttgctaaaaattgaaaactgaaaataataaaaaattattttccaattaCTGttcacttttaaaattattgttcataTGCCTAATTGTATTGTTCAAGTCTCATGGACAGTGAAGAGGCACTGAGCTGaaaaagaaacaagttgaaATGCAAAACTTGTAAAACGTGGATGTGAGACGTGCAAAACAAACGGACCTTAACCAATAAAAGTT
This genomic stretch from Castanea sativa cultivar Marrone di Chiusa Pesio chromosome 1, ASM4071231v1 harbors:
- the LOC142634385 gene encoding uncharacterized protein LOC142634385, yielding MVVHSKNEALICKVFPSSLGAVAMRWFDGLGAGFIDSFKELTRAFGSRFITCSRVPRPLDSLLSVTMRKGKTLKTYSNRYWEMFNEIDGDFDDVAIRTFKASLSAEHGLRKSLTGKPINNVHQLMDRIVKYKWVEENQQLRKRKAKVVSQDRRDFRSDKYNDNRPRRDFTRQTGATTVPQTFLYRPNGQEDHVGSGTRGNTSSRPHLGTINVIFAALRRTGLCPSRVMSVARSPAEDSNSEPKKIKVRTRPAVSFSENDKFGTIQPHDDALVVTLRIGGYDVRHVLVDQGSRAKIIYLDLYKGLGLKPEDLISYDSPLVGFDGKVVIPMGQIKLPVQIGSEVVEVNFKVVDAYSPYTAIVARPWLHAMGAVSSTLHLKVKYSSGDQVEELIGSQSMARQCLLTAIRHQAKGESSASNE